One region of Xylanimonas ulmi genomic DNA includes:
- a CDS encoding MBL fold metallo-hydrolase, with protein sequence MRELRQVATGVWVATAQVWTSNTVVVVDDDGAALVVDPGITRAEVDGLVAAVEAHGWRVVAGLSTHPHWDHVLWSPAWGAAPRFAAPRAIAALAGDVERGWAEASATAPGHDRALFGALTPLPTADGAPLGSPVPLGSPVPLGPPAPRGCRVVTHDAHAPGHLALVTRGVLVAGDMLSDVEVPLLDVGPGGDGARAPRDPVADYRAALDALERAVEECEVDVLVPGHGAVAVGREAIARRFADDRAYLRDPDGSRDPRLADAWVAGEHAAQVAFLRSRATG encoded by the coding sequence ATGCGCGAGTTGAGGCAGGTCGCCACCGGGGTCTGGGTCGCGACCGCGCAGGTCTGGACGTCGAACACCGTCGTCGTGGTCGACGACGACGGCGCCGCGCTCGTCGTCGACCCGGGCATCACTCGCGCGGAGGTCGACGGGCTCGTCGCGGCGGTCGAGGCCCACGGGTGGCGCGTGGTCGCCGGCCTGTCGACGCACCCGCACTGGGACCACGTGCTGTGGTCACCGGCCTGGGGCGCCGCGCCGCGGTTCGCGGCGCCACGCGCGATCGCAGCGCTGGCGGGCGATGTCGAGCGCGGATGGGCCGAGGCGTCCGCGACCGCGCCTGGGCACGACCGCGCGCTGTTCGGCGCGCTGACCCCGCTTCCGACGGCGGACGGCGCCCCGCTCGGCTCCCCGGTCCCGCTCGGCTCCCCGGTCCCGCTCGGCCCGCCGGCGCCGCGCGGCTGCCGGGTCGTGACGCACGACGCGCACGCGCCCGGGCACCTGGCGCTCGTGACGCGTGGCGTGCTCGTGGCGGGCGACATGCTCTCGGACGTCGAGGTGCCGCTGCTCGACGTCGGGCCGGGCGGGGACGGCGCACGCGCACCGCGGGACCCGGTCGCCGACTACCGCGCGGCGCTCGACGCGCTGGAGCGCGCTGTCGAGGAGTGCGAGGTGGACGTGCTCGTCCCCGGGCACGGGGCGGTGGCCGTCGGGCGCGAGGCGATCGCGCGGCGGTTCGCCGACGACCGCGCGTACCTGCGCGACCCCGACGGGTCGAGGGACCCGCGGCTGGCCGACGCGTGGGTCGCGGGCGAGCACGCCGCCCAGGTCGCCTTCCTGCGCTCGCGCGCCACGGGGTGA
- a CDS encoding DUF4328 domain-containing protein: MTEQPRVPHLTPPSPSPGPALRAGPDARDVPAFRGYQPRRTPVLPQAPTRLATATVAIAAAVTLAQVALLLATLHAAASAASGRAGGGPAAGTTAVDVTGLLVVLAQVGAFVVTCGWLSAARAFAQAASEVGHVRGGVWVWLGWVVPIVNLWFPYQVVRDVAAGTGVRPRATLGLWWGCWLAAMLLGNVEAFGAQTASRLDVAADLGATAATLAAFALWARVVRAVAARQAAWPSAAR, translated from the coding sequence ATGACCGAGCAACCGCGCGTCCCGCATCTGACACCGCCGTCGCCGTCGCCCGGGCCGGCGCTGCGCGCGGGCCCGGACGCACGCGATGTGCCCGCCTTCCGGGGCTACCAGCCGCGCCGGACCCCGGTGCTGCCGCAGGCGCCGACCCGGCTCGCCACAGCGACGGTCGCGATCGCGGCGGCGGTCACGCTGGCGCAGGTCGCGCTCCTGCTCGCGACGCTCCACGCGGCCGCTTCGGCGGCGAGCGGACGCGCGGGCGGCGGCCCTGCGGCCGGCACGACCGCCGTCGACGTCACGGGACTCCTGGTGGTCCTCGCCCAGGTCGGGGCCTTTGTCGTCACATGTGGGTGGCTGTCGGCCGCCCGGGCGTTCGCGCAGGCCGCATCTGAGGTCGGTCACGTGCGCGGCGGCGTCTGGGTCTGGCTGGGGTGGGTGGTCCCGATCGTCAACCTCTGGTTCCCCTACCAGGTCGTGCGCGACGTCGCCGCCGGGACGGGTGTGCGCCCTCGGGCCACGCTCGGGCTCTGGTGGGGCTGCTGGCTCGCTGCGATGCTGCTGGGCAACGTCGAGGCGTTCGGCGCTCAGACCGCGTCGCGCCTCGACGTGGCGGCCGACCTCGGCGCCACCGCCGCGACCCTCGCCGCCTTCGCGCTCTGGGCGCGCGTGGTCCGCGCCGTCGCCGCCCGTCAGGCGGCGTGGCCCTCGGCCGCCCGCTGA
- a CDS encoding ribonuclease J — MSHPHPELTLPPPLRAGGLRIVALGGLGEVGRNMAVLEYAGRLLIIDCGVLFPEDNQPGVDLILPDFDYIKDRLDDVEAIVLTHGHEDHIGAVPYLLRLKRDIPLVGSQLTLAFVEAKLKEHRISPITLAVKEGQTERFGVFSCEFVAVNHSIPDALAVAVTTDAGTVLHTGDFKMDQLPLDGRITDLRAFARLGEQGVDLFMVDSTNAEVPGFVTPEVEIGPVLDSVFAQADKRIIVASFASHVHRVQQVLNAAQNHGRRVALVGRSMVRNMAIAADLGYLRVPDGVLIDLKKAADLPDDQIVYMSTGSQGEPMAALSRMANGDHQVRVGHGDTVILASSLIPGNENSVFRVINGLTRLGARVVHSGNAKVHVSGHASAGELLYCYNVLRPKNVMPVHGEVRHLVANGALAVRTGVPAERVVLAEDGVVVDLVDGKASVVGAVPCGYVYVDGSSVGEITEAELKDRRILGEEGFVSVFAVVDSATGKVLAGPQILVRGMAEDAAVFDEIRPEVVKALEDAITAGATDTYQLQQIMRRVIGQWVNRRLRRRPMIVPVVVEA, encoded by the coding sequence GTGAGCCACCCACACCCTGAGCTGACCCTGCCGCCGCCCCTGCGCGCGGGAGGCCTGCGGATCGTCGCGCTCGGCGGCCTCGGCGAGGTCGGCCGCAACATGGCCGTGCTCGAATACGCCGGCCGCCTGCTGATCATCGACTGCGGCGTGCTGTTCCCCGAGGACAACCAGCCCGGCGTCGACCTGATCCTGCCGGACTTCGACTACATCAAGGACCGCCTGGACGACGTCGAGGCGATCGTGCTCACGCACGGGCACGAGGACCACATCGGCGCCGTGCCCTACCTGCTGCGGCTCAAGCGCGACATCCCGCTGGTCGGATCGCAGCTCACGCTCGCCTTCGTTGAGGCGAAGCTCAAGGAGCACCGGATCTCGCCCATCACGCTCGCGGTCAAGGAGGGGCAGACCGAGCGGTTCGGCGTGTTCTCGTGCGAGTTCGTCGCCGTCAACCACTCGATCCCGGACGCGCTCGCCGTGGCGGTCACGACCGACGCCGGCACCGTGCTGCACACGGGCGACTTCAAGATGGACCAGCTCCCGCTCGACGGGCGCATCACCGACCTGCGCGCGTTCGCGCGGCTGGGGGAGCAGGGCGTCGACCTGTTCATGGTCGACTCGACCAACGCCGAGGTGCCCGGCTTCGTCACGCCCGAGGTCGAGATCGGACCCGTGCTCGACTCGGTGTTCGCGCAGGCCGACAAGCGCATCATCGTGGCCTCGTTCGCCTCGCACGTGCACCGCGTGCAGCAGGTGCTCAACGCGGCCCAGAACCACGGGCGGCGAGTCGCGCTCGTCGGACGCTCGATGGTGCGCAATATGGCCATCGCCGCCGACCTGGGATACCTCCGGGTGCCCGACGGGGTGCTGATCGACCTCAAGAAGGCCGCCGACCTGCCCGACGACCAGATCGTCTACATGTCGACCGGGTCGCAGGGCGAGCCGATGGCCGCGCTCAGCCGCATGGCCAACGGCGACCACCAGGTGCGGGTCGGCCACGGCGACACCGTCATCCTCGCCTCGTCGCTCATCCCCGGGAACGAGAACTCGGTGTTCCGCGTCATCAACGGGCTGACCCGGCTCGGCGCGCGCGTGGTCCATTCGGGCAACGCCAAGGTGCACGTCTCCGGGCACGCGTCCGCGGGCGAGCTCCTGTACTGCTACAACGTGCTGCGGCCCAAGAACGTCATGCCGGTGCACGGTGAGGTCCGCCACCTGGTGGCCAACGGGGCGCTCGCGGTGCGCACCGGCGTGCCCGCCGAGCGCGTCGTCCTCGCCGAGGACGGCGTCGTCGTCGACCTCGTGGACGGCAAGGCGTCGGTCGTCGGCGCGGTGCCGTGCGGGTACGTGTACGTCGACGGGTCGAGCGTCGGCGAGATCACCGAGGCCGAGCTCAAGGACCGTCGCATCCTCGGCGAGGAGGGCTTCGTCTCGGTCTTCGCCGTGGTCGACTCCGCGACCGGCAAGGTGCTGGCGGGCCCCCAGATCCTGGTGCGCGGCATGGCGGAGGACGCCGCGGTGTTCGACGAGATCCGCCCCGAGGTGGTCAAGGCGTTGGAGGACGCCATCACGGCGGGCGCGACCGACACCTACCAGCTCCAGCAGATCATGCGCCGCGTGATCGGCCAATGGGTCAACCGCCGGCTGCGGCGCCGCCCGATGATCGTCCCGGTCGTCGTCGAGGCCTGA
- the dapA gene encoding 4-hydroxy-tetrahydrodipicolinate synthase — protein MALTSNPARPFGAVLTAMVTPMAADGTVDLEAARRLAVWLVDHGCDGIVLNGTTGEAPTTHAPEKADLVAAVVDAVGDRATVLAGAGSNDTAHAARMAQQAAQAGADGLLVVSPYYSRPSQEGLARHFETVADAGGKPVMLYDVPGRTGVRVSAQAYERVARHPLIVATKDASGDVAAVAGLSASTGLAWYSGDDALLLPFLAHGGAGVVSVAAHAVPGAFAQAVAAWDAGDTAGALAAFRAALPAITALNGAGFQAVMAKAAVEALGVVTGRTVRLPLVAASDDEAAAVRASLVDAGALAATS, from the coding sequence ATGGCTCTGACGTCAAACCCCGCGCGCCCCTTCGGGGCCGTTCTCACCGCGATGGTGACCCCGATGGCGGCCGACGGGACAGTGGACCTGGAGGCCGCGCGCAGATTGGCGGTCTGGCTGGTGGACCACGGCTGTGACGGCATCGTCCTGAACGGCACCACGGGCGAGGCGCCGACGACGCACGCGCCCGAGAAGGCGGACCTCGTCGCCGCCGTCGTCGACGCGGTCGGCGACCGCGCCACAGTCCTCGCGGGAGCGGGGTCGAACGACACCGCGCACGCGGCCCGCATGGCCCAGCAGGCCGCGCAGGCGGGGGCCGACGGCCTCCTGGTCGTCTCGCCCTACTACTCGCGCCCGTCGCAGGAGGGCCTGGCCCGGCACTTCGAGACCGTCGCCGACGCGGGCGGCAAGCCCGTCATGCTCTACGACGTCCCCGGACGCACCGGCGTACGCGTGAGCGCGCAGGCGTACGAGCGCGTCGCGCGCCACCCGCTGATCGTCGCGACCAAGGACGCTTCGGGTGACGTGGCGGCCGTGGCTGGCCTGTCCGCGAGCACCGGCCTGGCCTGGTACTCAGGCGACGACGCGCTGCTCCTGCCCTTCCTCGCCCACGGCGGCGCCGGCGTCGTCTCGGTCGCCGCGCACGCCGTGCCCGGCGCCTTCGCCCAGGCCGTCGCGGCCTGGGACGCCGGAGACACCGCCGGCGCGCTCGCGGCGTTCCGCGCCGCGCTGCCCGCGATCACCGCGCTCAACGGCGCCGGTTTCCAGGCCGTCATGGCCAAGGCGGCGGTCGAGGCGCTCGGCGTCGTGACCGGCCGCACGGTCCGCCTGCCGCTCGTGGCGGCGTCCGACGACGAGGCCGCCGCGGTGCGCGCGAGCCTGGTCGACGCGGGCGCGCTCGCCGCGACCTCCTGA
- a CDS encoding NAD-dependent succinate-semialdehyde dehydrogenase: protein MVTALSPALVSHLPTGLLVDGHWGPATGGRTFEVADPATGDVLFDVADAAPEDARRALAAAHDAAPAWRATPPRERGELLRAVYERLVARADDVAALITAESGKTRAEARAEALYGADFLRWYAEEAVRLPGLARTAPGGANRQLVHRRPIGPALLITPWNFPLAMATRKIGPALAAGCCVVVKPAHLAPLTTMLVAEVLRSELEERGLPAGVVNVVPTSRSAAATSPLLADPRLRKLSFTGSTAVGRSLLEQAAAQVLGVSMELGGNAPFIVMPDADLDAAIEGAMVAKLRNAGQSCVAANRFLVHDSLARQFARRLAERFDALRLGPGADDGVDLGPLIDPAAVEKVDALVADATARGAQVLAGGERLARPGSFYRPTVLTGVGPDARVAREEVFGPVAPVIAFADDDEAIALANDTEYGLAAYAYTTSLARAARLGDELEAGMIGLNRGMVSDASAPFGGLKQSGLGREGGEAGVEEYLETVYVAL, encoded by the coding sequence ATGGTCACCGCGCTGTCCCCCGCTCTCGTCTCCCACCTGCCCACAGGTCTGCTGGTCGACGGGCACTGGGGCCCGGCGACCGGCGGCCGCACGTTCGAGGTCGCCGACCCCGCAACCGGGGATGTGCTGTTCGACGTCGCCGACGCCGCCCCCGAGGACGCCCGCCGCGCCCTGGCCGCCGCGCACGACGCCGCGCCGGCCTGGCGCGCCACCCCGCCGCGCGAGCGCGGCGAGCTGCTGCGCGCCGTCTACGAACGCCTGGTCGCGCGCGCCGACGACGTCGCCGCGCTCATCACCGCCGAGTCCGGCAAGACCCGCGCCGAGGCGCGGGCCGAGGCGCTCTACGGCGCCGACTTCCTGCGCTGGTACGCCGAGGAGGCCGTGCGCCTGCCCGGGCTCGCGCGCACCGCGCCCGGCGGCGCCAACCGCCAGCTCGTCCACCGCCGTCCGATCGGGCCGGCGCTGCTGATCACCCCGTGGAACTTCCCGCTGGCCATGGCGACCCGCAAGATCGGCCCGGCGCTCGCCGCCGGGTGCTGCGTCGTCGTCAAGCCGGCCCACCTGGCCCCGCTGACGACGATGCTCGTGGCCGAGGTGCTGCGCTCCGAGCTGGAGGAGCGCGGGCTGCCGGCCGGCGTCGTCAACGTCGTGCCGACGTCGCGCTCCGCCGCGGCGACCTCGCCGCTGCTGGCCGACCCGCGTCTGCGCAAGCTCTCGTTCACCGGCTCGACCGCCGTGGGCCGCTCGCTGCTCGAACAGGCCGCCGCCCAGGTGCTCGGGGTGTCGATGGAGCTCGGCGGCAACGCGCCGTTCATCGTCATGCCCGACGCCGACCTCGACGCCGCGATCGAGGGCGCCATGGTGGCCAAGCTGCGCAACGCCGGGCAGTCGTGCGTCGCGGCCAACCGGTTCCTCGTGCACGACTCGCTCGCGCGCCAGTTCGCGCGGCGCCTCGCCGAGCGGTTCGACGCGCTGCGGCTGGGTCCCGGCGCCGACGATGGCGTCGACCTCGGCCCGCTCATCGACCCCGCCGCGGTGGAGAAGGTCGACGCGCTGGTCGCCGATGCGACCGCGCGCGGCGCGCAGGTGCTCGCCGGGGGCGAGCGGCTGGCGCGTCCGGGCTCGTTCTACCGGCCGACGGTGCTGACGGGCGTGGGACCCGACGCGCGCGTGGCGCGTGAGGAGGTCTTCGGCCCGGTGGCGCCCGTCATCGCGTTCGCCGACGACGACGAGGCGATCGCGCTGGCCAACGACACCGAGTACGGGCTCGCGGCCTACGCGTACACGACGTCATTGGCGCGCGCGGCGCGGCTGGGCGACGAGCTCGAGGCCGGGATGATCGGCCTCAACCGCGGCATGGTCTCCGACGCGAGCGCGCCGTTCGGCGGGCTCAAGCAGTCGGGCCTCGGACGCGAGGGCGGCGAGGCGGGCGTCGAGGAGTACCTCGAGACGGTCTACGTGGCCCTCTGA
- a CDS encoding AzlC family ABC transporter permease: protein MARIPPSPAVRAATRQGLSVAIATGLYGVSFGALSVAAGIGVLPTMALSLLLFSGGSQFALVGVVGAGGSPVAAVATAALLGARNTLYGAVVTPLLGVRGPRRALAAQLTIDESTAVAAAQADRRAARAGFWVTGVGVFALWNAFTLLGALAGHAMGDPRAWGLDAAAAAAFLALVWPRLASRATQVVAGVAVLVSVALIPVAPSGIPVLAAAASAIVVGWVAGPRATAPASERAGA from the coding sequence GTGGCACGCATCCCACCGAGTCCCGCCGTGCGCGCGGCGACGCGCCAGGGGCTGTCGGTCGCGATCGCGACGGGGCTGTACGGCGTCTCGTTCGGGGCGCTCTCGGTGGCCGCCGGGATCGGTGTGCTGCCCACCATGGCGCTGAGCCTGCTGCTGTTCTCGGGCGGCTCCCAGTTCGCGCTCGTCGGCGTCGTCGGGGCGGGCGGGTCGCCCGTGGCGGCCGTCGCGACCGCGGCCCTGTTGGGCGCCCGCAACACCCTCTACGGCGCGGTGGTCACGCCGCTGCTCGGCGTGCGCGGGCCGCGGCGCGCGCTCGCGGCGCAGCTCACCATCGACGAGTCGACCGCGGTCGCCGCCGCCCAGGCCGACCGGCGCGCCGCGCGCGCCGGGTTCTGGGTCACCGGAGTGGGCGTGTTCGCGCTGTGGAACGCGTTCACTCTGCTCGGCGCCCTGGCGGGGCACGCGATGGGCGACCCGCGCGCGTGGGGCCTCGACGCGGCGGCGGCTGCGGCCTTCCTGGCGCTGGTGTGGCCGCGGCTCGCCTCGCGCGCGACCCAGGTCGTGGCGGGCGTCGCCGTCCTCGTGTCGGTCGCGCTCATCCCCGTGGCGCCGTCGGGCATCCCGGTGCTCGCCGCGGCGGCGTCGGCGATCGTCGTCGGCTGGGTGGCCGGGCCGCGCGCCACGGCGCCCGCGAGCGAGCGGGCGGGCGCATGA
- a CDS encoding AzlD domain-containing protein has translation MSAAALWATVLAASLACFALKLAGHLVPEHWLADPRVARLTSLVTVALLTSLVVVQTLGAGRGVTLDARLPALAVAAIALVLRAPFIVVVVLAAATAAGLRWLGWG, from the coding sequence ATGAGCGCCGCAGCGCTGTGGGCCACGGTTCTGGCGGCCTCACTCGCGTGCTTCGCGCTCAAGCTCGCCGGGCACCTGGTGCCCGAGCACTGGCTGGCCGACCCGCGCGTCGCGCGCCTGACCTCGCTGGTGACCGTCGCGCTGCTCACCTCGCTCGTCGTGGTCCAGACGCTGGGCGCGGGCCGCGGCGTGACGCTCGACGCCCGCCTGCCCGCCCTCGCCGTGGCCGCGATCGCGCTCGTCCTGCGCGCGCCGTTCATCGTGGTCGTGGTGCTCGCGGCGGCGACCGCCGCCGGCCTGCGGTGGCTCGGGTGGGGCTGA
- a CDS encoding GNAT family N-acetyltransferase: MALFTSADGVSADVSVRPAVPGDEDAVTRVQTAAWRVAPALGDAVVDLVDADAVRARWAQAVTAPPGPGFAVLVALAGPAVVGFTAVAPGQLLALEVDPAHRRRGHGSRLLSAAVDRLRADGADAVVTWVLDGDEARERFLGQSGLGPDGPERALAVGLEADGVRSVVEHRWSALL, translated from the coding sequence ATGGCTCTGTTCACCTCCGCCGACGGCGTGAGCGCCGACGTCTCGGTCCGGCCCGCCGTGCCCGGTGACGAGGACGCCGTGACCCGCGTCCAGACCGCGGCGTGGCGCGTGGCGCCCGCGCTGGGCGACGCCGTCGTCGACCTTGTGGACGCCGACGCCGTCCGCGCGCGGTGGGCGCAGGCGGTGACCGCTCCGCCAGGCCCGGGATTCGCGGTGCTGGTCGCGCTGGCGGGGCCGGCCGTCGTCGGCTTCACCGCGGTGGCGCCGGGCCAACTGCTCGCCCTGGAGGTCGACCCGGCCCACCGCCGGCGCGGGCACGGCTCACGGCTCCTGTCGGCCGCCGTCGACCGGCTGCGCGCCGACGGCGCCGACGCCGTGGTCACCTGGGTGCTCGACGGCGACGAGGCGCGCGAGCGCTTCCTCGGGCAGTCCGGGCTCGGCCCCGACGGCCCCGAGCGCGCGTTGGCCGTCGGGCTTGAGGCCGACGGGGTGCGCAGCGTCGTCGAGCACCGCTGGTCCGCGCTGCTGTGA
- a CDS encoding MFS transporter, which translates to MVTSGDSLWRTLVGLRGNPRACVWTEPLWGLSMALVLPYLSVFMLSLGLHDSQIGMLATIGMVSQVGFGLAGGIITDRMGRRATTAWFDVAAWVIPCVLWAFAQNFWFFLAASLVNGALQVTQNSWDCLMVEDAERGKITRIYSLVKVAADCSALFAPIAAVLVAQLGLEPAVRILFVNAALVMTVKIVWLYRWSSETRQGKVRMEQTRGQSVWRLLAGYRGALGLLLRSRGSLLALVVAALTAAVTLVNGTFWQVVVSQHLHVPDALLPFFPMVRSMLSALFFFTLIPRLTTSVDLKRPTLWGFGVYLAGQLALVAIPAADGAATAGTFAFLALCLLLDSFGAGMLFMLSESLVALHVDEAERSRVMAIQRTCVMLAAAPFGWVAGWLSGMDRTYPFLLTAGLLAVGLVVTWARWVPTHADLDAALAAQEPAT; encoded by the coding sequence ATGGTCACCTCCGGCGACTCGCTGTGGCGCACCCTTGTGGGCCTGCGAGGCAACCCCCGCGCCTGCGTCTGGACCGAGCCCCTGTGGGGCCTGTCGATGGCGCTCGTGCTCCCGTACCTCTCGGTGTTCATGCTGTCCCTGGGCCTGCATGACAGCCAGATCGGCATGCTGGCGACCATCGGCATGGTGTCGCAGGTGGGCTTCGGCCTGGCCGGCGGCATCATCACCGACCGGATGGGCAGACGCGCGACGACCGCGTGGTTCGACGTGGCGGCCTGGGTCATCCCGTGTGTGCTGTGGGCGTTCGCCCAGAACTTCTGGTTCTTCCTCGCCGCCTCGCTCGTCAACGGCGCGCTGCAGGTGACCCAGAACTCGTGGGACTGCCTCATGGTCGAGGATGCCGAGCGCGGCAAGATCACGCGGATCTACTCGCTCGTCAAGGTCGCGGCCGACTGCTCGGCGCTGTTCGCGCCGATCGCGGCCGTGCTGGTCGCCCAGCTCGGGCTGGAGCCCGCGGTGCGCATCCTGTTCGTCAACGCGGCGCTGGTCATGACCGTCAAGATCGTGTGGCTGTACCGGTGGTCGTCGGAGACCCGCCAGGGCAAGGTCCGCATGGAGCAGACGCGCGGGCAGAGCGTGTGGCGGCTCCTGGCCGGATACCGCGGCGCCCTGGGCCTGCTGCTGCGCTCGCGCGGCTCGCTGCTCGCCCTCGTGGTCGCGGCGCTGACCGCGGCGGTCACGCTCGTCAACGGCACGTTCTGGCAGGTCGTGGTCAGCCAGCACCTGCACGTGCCGGACGCGCTGCTGCCGTTCTTCCCCATGGTCCGCTCGATGCTGTCGGCGCTCTTCTTCTTCACGCTCATCCCACGGCTGACCACCTCCGTGGACCTCAAACGGCCCACGCTGTGGGGGTTCGGGGTGTACCTCGCGGGGCAGCTCGCCCTGGTGGCGATCCCGGCCGCCGACGGCGCGGCGACGGCGGGCACCTTCGCGTTCCTCGCGCTGTGCCTGCTGCTCGACAGCTTTGGCGCGGGCATGCTCTTCATGCTCTCGGAGTCGCTGGTGGCGCTGCACGTCGACGAGGCCGAGCGCTCGCGCGTCATGGCGATCCAGCGCACGTGCGTCATGCTCGCCGCGGCGCCGTTCGGGTGGGTCGCGGGGTGGCTGTCGGGGATGGACCGCACCTACCCGTTCCTGCTCACCGCGGGGCTGCTCGCCGTCGGACTCGTGGTCACCTGGGCACGCTGGGTGCCGACCCACGCCGACCTGGACGCCGCGCTCGCCGCGCAAGAGCCCGCGACGTGA
- a CDS encoding tetratricopeptide repeat protein → MAHGARRPARGLVGAVVVTMLLALYVWAVAGRGISMIRTGEPLVVAIGAAALIIPLLVVGLIAVEFRLATRVQRMADELAASGGLPVDDLPRSPGGRIDKAAADAAFGPYREAVEAAPDSWRAWYRLAFAYDAAGDRKRARAALRQASALY, encoded by the coding sequence ATGGCGCACGGCGCGCGGCGTCCTGCGCGCGGCCTGGTGGGCGCCGTCGTCGTCACGATGCTGCTCGCGCTGTACGTGTGGGCGGTCGCGGGCCGCGGGATATCGATGATCCGCACAGGCGAGCCGCTGGTCGTGGCCATCGGCGCCGCCGCGCTGATCATCCCGCTGCTCGTGGTGGGGCTCATCGCCGTCGAGTTCCGCCTGGCCACGCGCGTGCAGCGCATGGCCGACGAGCTCGCGGCCAGTGGCGGTCTGCCGGTCGACGACCTGCCGCGCTCACCGGGCGGGCGGATCGACAAAGCCGCCGCCGACGCGGCGTTCGGCCCCTACCGCGAGGCGGTCGAGGCCGCGCCGGACAGTTGGCGCGCGTGGTACCGCCTGGCCTTCGCCTACGACGCCGCGGGTGACCGCAAGCGGGCCAGGGCCGCGCTTCGCCAGGCGTCGGCCCTGTACTGA